The Pseudorasbora parva isolate DD20220531a chromosome 16, ASM2467924v1, whole genome shotgun sequence genome includes a region encoding these proteins:
- the hsbp1b gene encoding heat shock factor-binding protein 1b, which translates to MAETDPKSVQDLTAVVQTLLQQMQDKFQTMSDQIIGRIDEMSTRIDDLEKNIADLMTQAGVEEIEGENKVKEGGEAS; encoded by the exons atggcaGAGACAGACCCGAAATCGGTGCAGGATCTCACAGCTGTG GTGCAGACATTACTGCAGCAGATGCAGGATAAATTCCAGACAATGTCAGACCAAATCATTGGGAGAA TTGATGAAATGAGCACCCGCATCGATGATCTAGAGAAGAACATAGCAGACCTGATGACTCAGGCAGGAGTGGAAGAGATTGAAGGGGAGAACAAGGTCAAAGAGGGAGGAGAAGCCTCCTAG